One genomic segment of Ricinus communis isolate WT05 ecotype wild-type chromosome 3, ASM1957865v1, whole genome shotgun sequence includes these proteins:
- the LOC8276207 gene encoding uncharacterized protein LOC8276207, producing MENPRNSSSNAIGFCLLPCELIQHILLNLALPEIIGLKSLNKSISDIISDQVFVREYNSKSRSTNWLFVYKKRWHRDAVLHGFTDHSDRWFKLQIADLLKPIICTGDSVYFLAASGNFFLFSCNSLKEVIAVNLACKTVKKIPPSPLGPRGTSSWRRSGMKLVSRSNSFRFLFAELVETRPVLFVYASETDTWRSMEGKEHVDKLPRGSQRVGDYIYLNVVNGPYESVVMAIALESPDEPLVVRLRFGGERDDGERLTVGFSWGNVTDRLYVYGDGYMLVIKSNGVGDAETGARVLNDIELWGLGSSGRRWEYNSRIPSEIMETIKKPYRVIMGCLEHRDGVIRAALLSNFEGLWDIIWLCYNLQRCYWTWVPLPICKMKGLNMAGIAFSSGLTL from the coding sequence ATGGAAAATCCTCGAAATTCTTCATCAAACGCCATTGGGTTTTGCCTCCTTCCTTGTGAGCTTATACAACACATACTCCTCAATCTAGCCTTACCTGAAATCATTGGTCTCAAGTCTCTTAACAAATCAATTTCTGATATAATTTCTGATCAAGTTTTTGTACGCGAGTATAACTCAAAGTCAAGGTCAACCAATTGGCTCTTTGTCTACAAGAAACGGTGGCACCGGGACGCCGTCCTTCACGGATTCACCGATCACTCTGATCGGTGGTTCAAGTTACAAATTGCTGATTTATTAAAACCCATAATTTGTACAGGTGATAGCGTTTATTTTTTGGCAGCAAGTGGcaattttttcttgttttcttgtaaTTCTCTCAAGGAAGTTATTGCCGTTAATTTAGCTTGCAAGACTGTTAAAAAGATCCCGCCAAGCCCACTTGGTCCACGTGGCACTTCTTCTTGGCGAAGATCCGGGATGAAACTGGTTTCTAGGTCGAATAGTTTCCGATTCTTGTTCGCGGAGCTAGTGGAGACCCGCCCGGTTCTGTTTGTGTACGCTTCAGAAACTGACACATGGAGGTCCATGGAAGGTAAAGAACATGTTGATAAGTTGCCACGTGGGAGTCAAAGAGTAGGAGATTACATATATCTCAATGTTGTTAATGGACCTTATGAAAGCGTTGTAATGGCCATAGCACTAGAATCACCTGATGAACCACTAGTTGTACGGTTGAGATTTGGTGGGGAAAGAGATGACGGGGAGCGACTAACCGTTGGATTTAGTTGGGGAAATGTGACAGATAGGTTATACGTGTACGGTGACGGGTACATGTTGGTCATCAAATCCAACGGTGTTGGTGATGCGGAAACAGGAGCAAGGGTGTTGAATGATATTGAATTATGGGGGTTGGGGTCGAGTGGTAGGAGATGGGAATATAATTCAAGGATTCCAAGTGAAATAATGGAGACAATTAAGAAGCCTTATAGGGTGATTATGGGGTGTTTAGAGCATAGAGATGGGGTAATTAGGGCAGCTTTGTTGTCTAATTTTGAGGGTTTATGGGATATAATTTGGCTATGTTATAATTTACAGAGGTGTTATTGGACTTGGGTTCCACTTCCTATTTGCAAGATGAAAGGCCTAAATATGGCTGGGATTGCCTTTTCCTCTGGCCTTACTTtgtaa
- the LOC8276209 gene encoding GDP-fucose transporter 1 encodes MSSIRVDSSKQLATSSLVLGYALCSSLLAVINKFAITKFNYPGLLTALQYLTSALGVWIFGKLGFLHHDAFSYETAKKFLPAAIVFYLAIFTNTNLLRHANVDTFIVFRSLTPLLVAIADTMFRKQPIPSKLTFLSLFIILGGAVGYVATDSAFTLTAYSWAFAYLVTITSEMVYIKHIVSNVGLNTWGLVYYNNLLSLMIAPVFWVLTGEYSEVFAALGSNGGNWFKFDAFSAVSLSCVFGLAISFFGFAARRAISATAFTVTGVVNKFLTVVINVLIWDKHATPFGLLCLLFTLSGGVVYQQSVTRTGNEPVNKQADSKNDGDEESELIKKNDGDEEN; translated from the coding sequence ATGTCTTCAATTCGAGTTGATTCTTCAAAGCAATTAGCCACGAGCAGTCTTGTGCTGGGTTATGCTCTTTGTTCAAGCTTACTTGCTGTGATTAACAAGTTTGCTATTACTAAATTTAACTATCCCGGTCTCTTAACTGCATTGCAGTACTTGACTTCTGCATTGGGTGTTTGGATTTTTGGAAAGTTAGGATTTTTGCATCATGATGCTTTCAGTTACGAAACTGCTAAGAAGTTCTTACCTGCGGcaattgttttttatttggcAATCTTTACTAATACCAATCTCTTGCGTCATGCCAATGTGGATACCTTTATAGTATTCAGATCTTTGACACCCCTTTTGGTTGCTATTGCTGATACTAtgtttagaaaacaacctattCCATCAAAGCTTACATTCTTGTCCTTGTTTATCATATTGGGTGGTGCTGTTGGATATGTGGCTACAGATTCTGCTTTTACTTTGACAGCTTACTCTTGGGCATTTGCTTATCTGGTGACTATAACTTCTGAGATGGTTTATATTAAACACATTGTTTCAAATGTTGGGTTGAACACTTGGGGTCTTGTGTATTACAACAATTTGTTGTCATTGATGATAGCTCCTGTGTTTTGGGTTCTCACAGGAGAGTATAGTGAGGTGTTTGCTGCTTTAGGTTCAAATGGTGGGAATTGGTTCAAATTCGATGCTTTTTCTGCAGTGTCTTTGTCTTGTGTGTTTGGTTTGGCTATTAGTTTCTTCGGATTTGCGGCAAGGAGGGCAATATCCGCAACTGCATTTACTGTGACTGGTGTGGTTAATAAGTTCCTTACAGTTGTGATCAATGTGCTCATTTGGGATAAGCATGCCACTCCATTCGGTTTGCTTTGCCTCCTCTTCACACTTTCTGGAGGTGTTGTTTATCAGCAGTCAGTAACTAGAACCGGAAATGAGCCTGTTAATAAGCAGGCAGACAGTAAAAACGATGGTGATGAAGAGAGtgaacttataaaaaaaaatgatggtGATGAGGAGAACTAA